The genomic stretch CATGAAGGATTTTCCTTTATAGAAGTTTTAACCCAGTGTCCAACCCAGGCTGGCCGGGTTATATATGGTGTAGCCGATCCAGCACAACTGTTGGATATGCTTAAAGCAAATACAATTAACGTAAATGCTGCCAAGAATAAGAGTATAGAAGAATTAACAGGAAAAATTTTAATTGGTAACCTTTACCATGATGACGAAAGGCTGGAATTTGCCAGCAATTATTATAAAAAAATAAGTAAGCTAGCAGCTAGTTGCTAATAATTAAAGGTGGTGTAAAACAGTGGTGACTATAGATGAACAGTATTGTAAAGGATGCTTTCTTTGCCTCCATTACTGCCCAAAGAAAGTCATAGGTAAATCGAAAAAAATAAATGGTAAGGGATATACTCTACCTTACATCGCCAATCCGGATGCATGTACCATGTGTAGAACATGTGAGCTGATTTGTCCGGAACTTGCCGTTACAGTTGAGGGGGGAGCAAGTTGAGAAAGGAAATAAAACTGGCCGGCTTTGGTGGACAGGGAATTATTTTAATGGGCGTATTACTGGCCCAGGCTGCCGGCTATTTTGAAGATAAAGAGGTCGCCCAAACACAAAGCTACGGTCCAGAAGCCAGAGGCGGCGCCTGCCGGGCGGAAGTGGTAATCTCAGATGAGCTAATAGATTATACGAAAACCTTAAATCCCGATATTTTTGTAGCCATGTCGCAGCCTGCCTTTGATAAATATATCAATGACATAAATCCTGAAACCGCTGAGGTTTTTGTTGATAAAACCCTGGTAACAAACATACCCGAAACCATTAAACATCTTCATCGCATTCCCGCTACCAAATTGGCTGAAGAAAAATGCGGCAATAAAATGGTGGCCAATACTATTATGCTAGCGGCTTTGGTTAAACAGACCAATTTAATAACTATTGAGGCACTCAAGTCTGCCATAGTCAATCAATTACCCCCCAAAATGCAGGATATAAACCTTAAAGCTATTGATACTGCATTAGATTATTATAAGCAATAAGGTGGTATGTAGTTATGAAACTGTATGAGTTTGAAGGTAAATCAATTTTTCAGGAAATAGGCATCCCTGTACCAAGAGGTATAACGGCTACTAACCTGGAGGAAGCCAAAAAAGCGGCAAGCGAAGTTGGTTACCCAGTAGTAGTAAAAAGCCAGGTTTTGCGTGGAGGACGGGGAAAAGCTGGTGGAATTAAATTTGCCGAAACTGAGGATGAATTAATTAAAGCCGTAAATGATTTACTAGCCTTGCAACTTTCAGGTGAGCAAGTTGAAAAATTGCTGATAGAAGAAAAGTTATCAATTGCCCATGAATTCTATATGGGAATTACTTTAGACCCCAAAAGTTTACTGCCAATCCTGATGATATCCGCCCAAGGCGGCATGGATATCGAACTTGTGGCTAAAAATTACCCCGACCAGCTACATAAATTGCACCTAAATCCGCTAAAAATACCAAAACTTTACCAAATGATAGATTGGGTGCTGCAAACAGGCTTAAAGGGTAAAGAACTGTTAGAAGTAGCCAAGGTATCACTTAATTTGGTAAATTGTTATTTTAAGTATAACGCCATTACCGCTGAAATTAATCCCCTGGTTATCGATGTAGATGGTAAAGTTATAGCGGCTGATGCCAAAATTGAAATTGATGACGCGGCACTCTTCAGGTTACAAGCCTTAAATAACTTTAAGAGAAGAGATGAAATTTTAGATCCCCTGGAGGCAGAGGCCAAGGCCGTAGGCGTTTCTTACGTAAGGCTAGGAAAAGGCAATATTGGCTTAATTGCCGGTGGCGCAGGACTTGGTATGGCTTCCATGGACATGATTGCCGCCCATGGCGGGGCGCCCGCAAACTTCTTAGATCTTGGTGGCGATGCAACCATGGAAAAAACAGCCGCTGCATTAAGAATAGTTTTGAAAACGCCAGGCGTTGAAGGGGTTTTAATTAATCTCTTCGGCGGCATCAATAATTGCGAAAAAATGGCAATGGGTATTTCCCAGGTTATTAATGAAGTTAACCCACCACAAGCTATCGTAGTAAAAATGAGAGGTCACTCTCAAGATGAGGGCTGGGCTATTTTAGAGAAAAATAACATTCCAATCATAAAATATGGAACAACAGAAGAAGCTGTAATTCTATTGTTAAAAGAAATGAACAAAAAGAAGGTGATCAATAGTGTCCATATTGGTTAATGCAGATACTCGTGTAATCATTCAGGGAGCAACCGGTAAACAGGGTTCTTATCACACGCTCAAAATGCTGGAATACAATGTCAACGTGGTAGCAGGGGTTAGCCCAGGTAAAGGCGGATATAATGTGCACGGTGTGCCAGTTTATGATACGGTTGCTGCAGCTAAAAGGGAACATCAAATAGATGCATCGCTAATCATGGTGCCGCCTGCGGGCGTGCTTCTCGCGGCAATGGAGGCCATTGAAAATAAAATACCGCTAATTGTTATTATTACAGAGCATGTACCTGTTCATGATAGTTTGATCATTAAAAACATGGCTAAAGAAGCAGGAGTACGCGTCATTGGTCCCAATACCATTGGAGTTATCAGCCCTGGAAAGAGTAAAGTAGGCATAATGCCCGGTTATATTTACAGCGAAGGCCATGTAGGCATTATTTCTCGCAGCGGTACGTTGACCCATGAAGTTGCTTCTAACTTAACATATAAAGGAATTGGCCAATCCACCTGTGTTTGCATTGGCGGAGATCCCGTTAAAGGAACAGATTTTGTGGATGTTCTGAAGCTCTTTCGCGAAGATGAGCAGACCGATATTGTAATTATGATTGGTGAAATCGGAGGTGCCGGTGAAGAATTGGCGGCCCAATACGTTAAGGAAGCCGGCTACCCCAAAAAGATTGTGGCTTTCATTGCCGGTCGGAATGCTCCTGTCGGAAAGAGAATGGGACATGCCGGAGCCATTGTCTCTCAGGGCTTTGGCACGGCAGAAGCAAAAATTAAAAGTTTAAATGAAGCAGGAATTACAGTTGTAGACACACTGGACGAACTCTTGCAAGTAACCCGCTAAATAGAAGACTCACGGTAAAAAGTCAAGGGCCAAAAAATGGGAATAAATAACTCAAGGCTTCAAAAAGACAATAAAAGACCACACCAGTCGAATGGAACTAACTGGAAACAAGAAATTTATTAGGCTATGTATTACAATTAATTAATCACCGTCCCTTTATAGATTTGGCCTTTGCTCAGCAGCGCAAAGACCAGTCGTACTAACTTACGAGCAGTCAAGACCAGCGCTCTTTTATGCTGGTGTTTGGTCACCTCATGGTACTTTTTCTGGTAATAGGCCTTATACTCCTCGTTGTGCACCCGCAACGAGTTAGCGGCCTGGACCAGGTAATAACGCAGATAGCGGTTTCCGCTTTTAGTTAAGCGGCGTTCATCAGCATCGAAATCACCCGACTGGTAACGGGTCCAGGTAAGACCTGCATATTGAGCCAGGGCAGCCTGATTTTTGAAACGTTTAATATCACCAATTTCGGCGATTATGCTAGCGGCCGAGACAGGACCGAGGCCCTTTACGCTGGTTAGGGTCTGGGGTATGGCTTCTAATTCTCGGCAGATGACCTTATCCAGTTGTTTAAGCTGCCTTTTGAGGTGGTCAATNNNNNNNNNNNNNNNNNNNNNNNNNNNNNNNNNNNNNNNNNNNNNNNNNNNNNNNNNNNNNNNNNNNNNNNNNNNNNNNNNNNNNNNNNNNNNNNNNNNNNNNNNCGAAGACGACTTACCGAAAGTCTGGCTGAAAGGCTTGTCCTGGTGGTAGTTAGAGAACTTGAGGAAAAGGAGATTAAGGGCTCGGTTTTGCTCAGCAGTCAGCAACTCTACTAGATGCAACCGCAAACGGGTCAGTTGGCGTAAAGGTTCAGTGACCATAGTCTTCCGGCGATAAGGAACAAGGTGGCCGAAGCGTTTAGCCTTATCTAACTAAGGTGCTCGAAGCACGACCCCTCTATCGACCATGACCGGCCACAGCTTTATTTAGGGAAAGATGACTCTCGTATAGGCAGTCGAACTGACCAGGAGGAGATAGTCTTTTCCCGAAAAACTTAGCTTTCTATCATTTAATTACGTTGGCATGAAGGATTTTGCCTTCTTGCTTTAAACCATTTTAACAGATAAGGGGGTGAAATATTTTTAAAAAGTCAGTTGATTGAAAACTACTAGAGCTTCGTTAAGGGCCTCTGAGTAACCGGGAAAAGTTCAAAGAAACAGGCTTTACAAAGCAGACGAAGCTGCTGCATGGGTTAAATGAATTTACCAACTTACTCAGGCATCTATTGTAGGTATCAAGACCAGGCTATGGTAATTCTTCCGTAATAGCTCGACAACATAGGGTAAGCACGGGGTGGATTGTGGGTTAGACCACTCAAGGTAAATATTTTAAAATTGACAGTAATTAAAAGCTAATTAAAGCTTTACTGCAAAATATTGAGATAGGGGGAAAGTAGATGATCAGAAAATTATTAGTAGTTATTTTGTGCGTCAGCCTCGTACTCTTTGCGTTAGCGGGATGCTCCGGTAATTCGTCCGACGAAGGCAAAGAAGTACCAAAAGCTAGCTCTAGCAGTAGTCAAAAAACCCATATTAATATCGCTACCGCTACCACGGCAGGTATTTATTATGCTCTGGGCAATGCTATTGCCAATATGTGGAATGAGAAAATAGATGGTATTCAGGCATCCGTCCAGTCTACAGCAGGTTCGGTGCAAAATGTGGAGCTGCTTTCCAGGAACGAAGCTCAGGTTGCCTTCATGCAAAATGGGGTGGCCGGTGATGCCTGGAACGGTGAAAACGCATTTGAAGGAAAGCCCCGTAAAGAGTTTGTCGGCATGACCTATCTTTACCCCAACCTCTGCTATTTCGTTGTCCATAAGGATTCAGGTATTAATAGCCTCGAAGACTTGAGGGGTAAAAATATAATACCGGGCCCCATAGGCAGTGGTACTGAATTAAATGCCCGGCAAATTCTTTCCATAGTGGGCATCGATTATCAAAATAATAAGGATGCCAAGGCCAACTATGTTTCCAACGCAGAGGCCGCTCAAAAGTTCGTAGACAGGCAAACAGATATGGTCTTTATTGCCGGCGGTATTCCCCATGCTGCCGTAACAGAAATGATGACCCGTACCGATGCTAAGATATTGGAAATTAAAGGAGATGTAGTAGATAAATTGGTTGAAAAATATCCTGCCTACTTCCCCATTGTAGTGCCGGCCAATAGTTATAAAGGCCAGACTGAGCCTGTGCAAACTGTAGCAGTGGGTAACTTACTGGTAGTAAGGAAAGATGTCGATGAGCAGTTGGTGTATAAGATGCTCGAAAGTATTTATGCAAATAAGGACATACTGGCCAATTCTTATAAAGGAGCTGCCAAGTTTAAGATTGAAAACGGGCTTAAGGGTATGACTTTACCGTTGCATCCCGGGGCAGTTAAATTCTTTGAAGATCATGGTGTAACTGTACCTGATAATTTAAAAATATAATATAATATATATAATATTAAAAATATTAAAAATATTAAAAATAATAAAAATAAAAATGAAAATGAAAAAATAAAAAAGAAATCTGAGAGCTTTTTAGCTCTCAGATTTCTCAATAAAGGTACTTTTCCTCAGAAAGAGGTGAATTTTTTGTATAATCAAGACATAGTTGTTGATAAAAAGAAACAGCAAGAAATATTAAAAACGTACTCCACTGAAAGTAATTATCGTGAATTCAACTCCAAATTTTGGTTTTATGTTGTTGCCGCTACTGCCATCGGCCTGTCTATTTTTCATTTATACACTTCTGGTTTTGGTTTATTACTGGCAATAAAACAGCGTTCCATTCACCTGGGGTTAGTTTTATTTATGGTATTTTTGCTTTATCCGGCAAGCAAAAAAAGATCGCCGATGGGGCGGCCAACCGTTTTTGATATTATATTTTCACTGTTAAGTTTAATTACTTGCGGCTACCTGGTTGTTTATTTTGAAGATATTGCTATGCGGGCCGGCATGGCCAATACCACCGATATTATCCTGGGCACCATCTTAATGTTGCTGGTGCTGGAAGCGGCCAGAAGAACAATGGGTATGATTCTCCCTATTCTGGCCATTATCTCCGTCTTATATGCCATGTACGGGGAATGGATTCCCGGTGTATTTTCCCACATGAACTTTACCTATCCCAGGATCATTGAACAAATGTATCTCAGTACTGAAGGAATCTTTAGTATAGCATTAGGCGTATCTGCACAATATATATTCTTATTTGTCTTGTTCGGTTCTTTTATGTCCGCATCAGGCATGGGCAGACTTATCAATGATGGCTCCCTTGCCTTGGCAGGTATGTCTCCCGGCGGTCCGGCCAAGGTGGCCATCTTGGGCAGTAGCATAATGGCTACCATTAACGGGGCGGCGGTGGCCAATGTGGTGACCACCGGAACATTTACAATACCCTTGATGAAAAAGGTTGGCTATGAGCCCAAATTTGCCGGTGCTGTAGAAGCTGTTTCTTCCTGCGGCGGGCAAATCATGCCACCTGTAATGGGTGCGGCCGCCTTTGTGCTGGCTGAATTAACGGGCATTCCTTATGGCACAGTGATGATTGCCGCCATTGTACCTGCCCTGCTCTATTATCTAGGGGTTTGGACTATGGTTGACCGTGAGGCAAGAAGGTTGCAATTACAAGGGATGGATGCGTCCGACATTCCCCGGTTAGTTGATGTGTTTAAAGCCAGAGGGCACATGCTTATACCGCTTATTGTAATTATAGCCATACTAATCAAAGGATATTCTCCCATGTACGCCGCCTTTTACGGCATTATATCCACCTTAGTTGTTTCTTCACTGCGCAAGGAAACCCGTATGACTCCAGCTCAGATCATCAATGCCATGATTAACGGCGGCAGAACAGCGCTTAGTGTGGCTGTAGCTTGCGCAGTGGTAGGCTTTGTTATTGGCGTTGTATCCCTTACCAGTGTTGGTGTTGTTTTTACGGACAGTATACTTAGCTTTACCGACGGTATGCTCATACCCACCTTGATATTGACCATGGTGGCTTGCATAATTCTTGGCATGGGATTACCCACAACACCTGCATATATAATGGCCTCCATTATTGCGGTTCCAGCATTAATCACCTTGGGAGTGGATGACCTGGCTGCCAATATGTTTGTCTTCTACTATGCAATTCTTTCAACATTAACCCCCCCTGTAGCCATAGCAGCATATGCAGCAGCAGGTTTAGCGGGTTCCCCGGTGTTTAGTACAGGTTGGGCTGCGCTACGATTAGCCCTGGCCGGCTTCATCATTCCTTATATGTTTGTTTTAGAGCCGGCGCTGTTAATCGGTAGAGGTGCTGCCAGCGATACCTTACTTGCTGTGGTACCTGCAATATTGGGCGTTATTTTACTGGGTTGCGCAGTGATAGGCTATTTCCGAACCAATTGTAACATGATTGAGCGGATTATCCTTTTTGTGAGCGCTTTTTCATTGATTATACCTGAATTGGTCACCGACTTGACCGGGCTAGGTATAGCTGTGCTCATTTATTTAAATCAGCTCAGAAAGGATAAAAAAGCAACACTATTGCCACACAGCAAAATTTATCCGAAATAAGAAATCAAGTTTGACACAGGGAGAGGTGGTTGTATGAAAAAATATCAGGCATCGGATTTAGAGAAAATTTGCACTGAAGTGTTAAAAGGTTACGGTGTAAAGGAAGAATACGCGAAAACCGCAGCCTCGGTTATGATATCAGCCAACTTAAGGGGTATAGATTCCCATGGCGTAGCTTATCTACCCATTTATGTGGAAAGAATTAAGAGGGGGGTAGTAGATCCCAAAGCTGAGCCAGAAATTTTAAATGAAACTACCAATACTGCTATTGTAGATGGTAAAAATGGTTTGGGACAAGTTAGCGCAGTCCGGGCCATGAACCTGGCTGTGGAAAAGGCGCTTTCCGCCAATGTGGGCCTTGTTGGTGTACGTAATTCAGGCCACTTCGGGATGGTATCTTATTATACAATGGTAGCAGCGAAGCGGAATTGTATTGGTCTAGCCATGACTAACGCACCGTCCAGCGTAGCTCCCTTTGGCGGGATGGAACCTTTATTTGGTACTAACCCACTTTCTTTTGCATTTCCGGTACGCAATAAACCCCATATTGTCATTGATTTTGCTACCAGTGCTATAGCAAGAACTAAATTAAGAAATATGGCGGAAGAAAAGAAGGAAATTCCCGAAGGATTGGCACTTAACAAGGATGGTTATCCGGCTAAAACGGCGGATGAAGGTTATAAGGGAGTTTTGTTGCCGGCCGCGGGTGTCAAAGGCTACGGTTTGGCCATTATTGTTGAAATTTTATCAGCTGTCATAACCGGTGCCGCGTTCACAAGCCAGGTGGGCGGACTTGTAGATGACTTTACCCGGTCCCAAAATGTAGGACACTTCCTTGGCGCCATCTCCATCGAATCTTTCCTGCCCATGGAAGAGTATTATAATAGAATGGATCAATTTATTGAAACAATTAAGAAAGTTAAACCAATGCCGGGCGTACAGGAAATACTTTATCCGGGTGAGCTGGAAGTATACAATGAAGCTATACGTGAATCGGATGGTATACCGGTTGCCGACTCTGTAATGGAAAAAATACGCAAGTGCATGGCTGATTTAAATCTGCAATTAAATATCGAAGGAGTGTAAGATACCATGCTACCCATGTATTTGGTAAAACAAAACTTTAATTGTAAGTCAATTGGCAATATAGAAGAACACGTCCGTGCAGAATTGGATAAAATGGGCATCCAAAAGAAAGTTTTTCCTGGCATGAAGCTTTGTTTGCCATATGGTTCCAGAGGGTTTCCATACGGGGTTCGGGTAATCCGCACTATCATTGAAACATTTAAAGCATGGGGTGCCGACCCCTTTATCATCCCCGCCATGGGCAGCCATGGCGGGGGGANNNNNNNNNNNNNNNNNNNNNNNNNNNNNNNNNNNNNNNNNNNNNNNNNNNNNNNNNNNNNNNNNNNNNNNNNNNNNNNNNNNNNNNNNNNNNNNNNNNNNNNNNNNNCTGAAGAAGCTTTAAACGTACCAATAAAATCCTGCGTGGATGCAGTTCTTGTTGGCCAAACACCAAGTGGGGTGCCCGTTTACTGTGATAAATATGCATTAGAGGCCGACGGAGTGTTTTTATTCAACCGGGTTAAGCCGCATACCGGATTCCGCGCGCCCATTGAAAGTGGCCTGAGTAAAATGATGGCCGTGGGAATGGGAAAAGTGCGTGGAGCAGAAGAGGCTCACCGGGCCGGATTGGGACATCATTTAGTAGAAATGGCAGATGTTATCGCCAATAAAATTAATTTGCTGGGTGGCATTGCTTCGGTAGATAATTTTCAGGGAGAAGCCTTAGTATTAAAAGGGGTTAAGCCGGAAGAACGTAAGGAAATTGAAAAAGAATTACTTAAACTGGCGTGGGAACAATTACCCAAAGTTCCCTTTAATCATCTGCATGTGCTGATAGTGGATCAAATGGGGAAAAATATCAGCGGCTCAGGTATGGATGTCAACGTAATCGGAATACACCGCCGATTAGGGGGAAATCCGGTACAACGTTATGAAACACTGGTGGTGTTAGACTTAACCCCAGAATCAAAGGGCAATGCGCTCGGTATTGGGTATGCTGACATAACTACACAAGAGCTGGTAAATAAAATTGATTTTCAAAATACGTATAAAAATGCCCTTACCACCGGTTTTTTAGGCTCGGTAAAAATTCCATGCACGCTCCCAACAGAGCGTGAAGCAATTGAAACTGCCTGTAAATTGTACGAATTGCAAAATTGCCGAGTGGCACGTATAAAAGATACAAAACATCTTGAATACTTATGGATTTCCGAGGCTCTTTTGCCAGAAGCACAAAATATGGAAATAATTAAAAAAGTAGATAGTATTTTTGATACCGGAGTATATTACTAAATGTAAATCCGGCTGGCCCCTAATTCCGGAGATTATGAGACAAAAGGTTTTAAAGCTCACATTGTTGGTCATGAATACTTTGTGGAATTCTTCAGGTGCCATATGCCGAAGACTGCCATGCTTTCTGCGCTTGTTGTAATAGTCCTTGTTTTCAGTAACTGCGGCATAAGCCTCCATGAAGCTTTGGAATTGGTGGTGGCCTTAGCACTCTTCTTCCAAAATGGAGTGAAACGATTCAACGTGGGCTTTCATGTTGGTGTCTTAACAGGTACCCGCTCATGTATGACGCCCAGTTGGTTACAAAGCTGCTGAAACTGCTTAGCCGCGAATTGAGGCCCGTTATCCGTTCTCAATTGGGAGTATAAATTATTTTGTGTAAATAGTTTCTTCCGATAAATAACGGTTATACTAATAATGGCTCTTACCCGTCGGGAGGGTAAGGCAATGCTGGAGAGCAACCCGAGCGCCTGGCGGGGTTCTGCCGGGGATAGCGGGGGTGGCATAAAAGCTGCCTCTCTTCCTTTTAAAATGCTATCCTTGTGGAGAACCAAAGCGATAAACTCTTGGGGCGAAGCCCCAACATTTATATAGCCAGTTCTGCTTGTAACCGATCACTGAAGTGAATGGCAAACTGCGATATGCTTTTTTCCAGTCTCTTATTGTGGTCCATTTCTCCATTTCTTTGACGCTTTGACAGTGGCCAGATAAATAATTTCTTCCTCATCTGTCGGGTAAGCTGTCTTGGTTTTGGTTACCTTTCGTAGCTGTCGGTGGTAACCTTCAATGATGTTAGTTGTGTATATTAACTTGCGTATCTCGTATGGATATTTAAAGAGTG from Calderihabitans maritimus encodes the following:
- a CDS encoding 4Fe-4S dicluster domain-containing protein, whose protein sequence is MTIDEQYCKGCFLCLHYCPKKVIGKSKKINGKGYTLPYIANPDACTMCRTCELICPELAVTVEGGAS
- a CDS encoding 2-oxoacid:acceptor oxidoreductase family protein, which gives rise to MRKEIKLAGFGGQGIILMGVLLAQAAGYFEDKEVAQTQSYGPEARGGACRAEVVISDELIDYTKTLNPDIFVAMSQPAFDKYINDINPETAEVFVDKTLVTNIPETIKHLHRIPATKLAEEKCGNKMVANTIMLAALVKQTNLITIEALKSAIVNQLPPKMQDINLKAIDTALDYYKQ
- the sucC gene encoding ADP-forming succinate--CoA ligase subunit beta, which translates into the protein MKLYEFEGKSIFQEIGIPVPRGITATNLEEAKKAASEVGYPVVVKSQVLRGGRGKAGGIKFAETEDELIKAVNDLLALQLSGEQVEKLLIEEKLSIAHEFYMGITLDPKSLLPILMISAQGGMDIELVAKNYPDQLHKLHLNPLKIPKLYQMIDWVLQTGLKGKELLEVAKVSLNLVNCYFKYNAITAEINPLVIDVDGKVIAADAKIEIDDAALFRLQALNNFKRRDEILDPLEAEAKAVGVSYVRLGKGNIGLIAGGAGLGMASMDMIAAHGGAPANFLDLGGDATMEKTAAALRIVLKTPGVEGVLINLFGGINNCEKMAMGISQVINEVNPPQAIVVKMRGHSQDEGWAILEKNNIPIIKYGTTEEAVILLLKEMNKKKVINSVHIG
- the sucD gene encoding succinate--CoA ligase subunit alpha encodes the protein MSILVNADTRVIIQGATGKQGSYHTLKMLEYNVNVVAGVSPGKGGYNVHGVPVYDTVAAAKREHQIDASLIMVPPAGVLLAAMEAIENKIPLIVIITEHVPVHDSLIIKNMAKEAGVRVIGPNTIGVISPGKSKVGIMPGYIYSEGHVGIISRSGTLTHEVASNLTYKGIGQSTCVCIGGDPVKGTDFVDVLKLFREDEQTDIVIMIGEIGGAGEELAAQYVKEAGYPKKIVAFIAGRNAPVGKRMGHAGAIVSQGFGTAEAKIKSLNEAGITVVDTLDELLQVTR
- a CDS encoding IS110 family transposase, producing IDHLKRQLKQLDKVICRELEAIPQTLTSVKGLGPVSAASIIAEIGDIKRFKNQAALAQYAGLTWTRYQSGDFDADERRLTKSGNRYLRYYLVQAANSLRVHNEEYKAYYQKKYHEVTKHQHKRALVLTARKLVRLVFALLSKGQIYKGTVIN
- a CDS encoding TAXI family TRAP transporter solute-binding subunit, producing MIRKLLVVILCVSLVLFALAGCSGNSSDEGKEVPKASSSSSQKTHINIATATTAGIYYALGNAIANMWNEKIDGIQASVQSTAGSVQNVELLSRNEAQVAFMQNGVAGDAWNGENAFEGKPRKEFVGMTYLYPNLCYFVVHKDSGINSLEDLRGKNIIPGPIGSGTELNARQILSIVGIDYQNNKDAKANYVSNAEAAQKFVDRQTDMVFIAGGIPHAAVTEMMTRTDAKILEIKGDVVDKLVEKYPAYFPIVVPANSYKGQTEPVQTVAVGNLLVVRKDVDEQLVYKMLESIYANKDILANSYKGAAKFKIENGLKGMTLPLHPGAVKFFEDHGVTVPDNLKI
- a CDS encoding TRAP transporter permease — protein: MYNQDIVVDKKKQQEILKTYSTESNYREFNSKFWFYVVAATAIGLSIFHLYTSGFGLLLAIKQRSIHLGLVLFMVFLLYPASKKRSPMGRPTVFDIIFSLLSLITCGYLVVYFEDIAMRAGMANTTDIILGTILMLLVLEAARRTMGMILPILAIISVLYAMYGEWIPGVFSHMNFTYPRIIEQMYLSTEGIFSIALGVSAQYIFLFVLFGSFMSASGMGRLINDGSLALAGMSPGGPAKVAILGSSIMATINGAAVANVVTTGTFTIPLMKKVGYEPKFAGAVEAVSSCGGQIMPPVMGAAAFVLAELTGIPYGTVMIAAIVPALLYYLGVWTMVDREARRLQLQGMDASDIPRLVDVFKARGHMLIPLIVIIAILIKGYSPMYAAFYGIISTLVVSSLRKETRMTPAQIINAMINGGRTALSVAVACAVVGFVIGVVSLTSVGVVFTDSILSFTDGMLIPTLILTMVACIILGMGLPTTPAYIMASIIAVPALITLGVDDLAANMFVFYYAILSTLTPPVAIAAYAAAGLAGSPVFSTGWAALRLALAGFIIPYMFVLEPALLIGRGAASDTLLAVVPAILGVILLGCAVIGYFRTNCNMIERIILFVSAFSLIIPELVTDLTGLGIAVLIYLNQLRKDKKATLLPHSKIYPK
- a CDS encoding Ldh family oxidoreductase, translated to MKKYQASDLEKICTEVLKGYGVKEEYAKTAASVMISANLRGIDSHGVAYLPIYVERIKRGVVDPKAEPEILNETTNTAIVDGKNGLGQVSAVRAMNLAVEKALSANVGLVGVRNSGHFGMVSYYTMVAAKRNCIGLAMTNAPSSVAPFGGMEPLFGTNPLSFAFPVRNKPHIVIDFATSAIARTKLRNMAEEKKEIPEGLALNKDGYPAKTADEGYKGVLLPAAGVKGYGLAIIVEILSAVITGAAFTSQVGGLVDDFTRSQNVGHFLGAISIESFLPMEEYYNRMDQFIETIKKVKPMPGVQEILYPGELEVYNEAIRESDGIPVADSVMEKIRKCMADLNLQLNIEGV
- a CDS encoding DUF2088 domain-containing protein translates to EEALNVPIKSCVDAVLVGQTPSGVPVYCDKYALEADGVFLFNRVKPHTGFRAPIESGLSKMMAVGMGKVRGAEEAHRAGLGHHLVEMADVIANKINLLGGIASVDNFQGEALVLKGVKPEERKEIEKELLKLAWEQLPKVPFNHLHVLIVDQMGKNISGSGMDVNVIGIHRRLGGNPVQRYETLVVLDLTPESKGNALGIGYADITTQELVNKIDFQNTYKNALTTGFLGSVKIPCTLPTEREAIETACKLYELQNCRVARIKDTKHLEYLWISEALLPEAQNMEIIKKVDSIFDTGVYY